From a region of the Triticum aestivum cultivar Chinese Spring chromosome 7D, IWGSC CS RefSeq v2.1, whole genome shotgun sequence genome:
- the LOC123166713 gene encoding B-box zinc finger protein 32, translating to MCGATARCALCGAPADVHCAADAAFLCAPCDARVHGANFLASRHRRTRLAASKEDEEEQEALSGMTTSSSCVSTADSATTTTPAPVGRRGRPPAAKRPRARGEEVLEGWAKKMGLPAGVARRRAAAAARTLRAVAAAPRRVPLRVAMAAALCLEVMAAHAGGAYEAGDALRRLEACAHVPARILVEVASSMGRARASRPAAAVDAEEGWGECP from the coding sequence ATGTGTGGCGCCACGGCGAGGTGCGCGCTGTGCGGCGCGCCGGCGGACGTGCACTGCGCGGCCGACGCGGCGTTCCTCTGCGCGCCCTGCGACGCCAGGGTCCACGGCGCCAACTTCCTCGCCTCGCGCCACCGCCGCACGCGCCTCGCTGCGTCtaaggaggacgaggaggagcaggaggccCTGTCCGGGATGACGACGTCGAGCTCCTGCGTGTCCACCGCCGACTCCGCCACGACGACGACTCCGGCGCCAGTGGGGcggagggggaggccgccggcggcTAAGAGACCCCGCGCGCGGGGcgaggaggtgctcgaggggtggGCCAAGAAGATGGGCCTTCCGGCGGGGGTGGCGCGCAGGCGCGCCGCGGCGGCCGCGCGCACGCTCCGGGCCGTGGCCGCGGCGCCGAGGAGGGTGCCGCTGCGCGTCGCCATGGCGGCCGCGCTGTGCCTGGAGGTGATGGCGGCTCACGCCGGCGGCGCCTACGAGGCCGGCGACGCGCTCCGGCGGCTGGAGGCGTGCGCGCACGTGCCGGCCAGGATCCTCGTGGAGGTGGCTTCGTCCATGGGCCGCGCGCGCGCCAGCAGACCGGCCGCCGCCGTGGACGCCGAGGAGGGCTGGGGCGAGTGCCCGTGA